In Bos indicus isolate NIAB-ARS_2022 breed Sahiwal x Tharparkar chromosome 19, NIAB-ARS_B.indTharparkar_mat_pri_1.0, whole genome shotgun sequence, the following proteins share a genomic window:
- the LOC109569317 gene encoding LOW QUALITY PROTEIN: olfactory receptor 5I1 (The sequence of the model RefSeq protein was modified relative to this genomic sequence to represent the inferred CDS: inserted 2 bases in 1 codon; deleted 1 base in 1 codon; substituted 1 base at 1 genomic stop codon) — protein sequence MDFIDGNYTLVTEFILLGFPTRXLFLLLLTLYSMILMGNIGLMMLIRVDPHLQMSMHFFLSNLYFVDICYSSTIVLQMLVNFLSQNKSISCHGCALQFYFACTFADTESFILAAMTYDLYVAICNPLLYTTVMSRGICVWLIVLSYFGGNMSSLVHTSFAFILKYCDKNVINHFLCCDLPPLLKLLCTDTSLNEWLFSTYGSSVEIICFIVIIIYFYILLSVLKIRSSNGRKKTFSTCASHLTSVAIYQGTLLFIYSXPSYLYSPNTDKIISVFYTIIIPVLHPLIYSLRNKDIKDTTKKLLKPKINSS from the exons atGGACTTTATAGATGGAAACTATACCTTGGTAACAGAGTTTATTCTGTTAGGGTTTCCAACTCG CTTGTTTCTCCTGCTTCTGACTTTGTACTCTATGATTTTAATGGGGAACATTGGATTGATGATGCTAATCAGGGTTGATCCGCATCTTCAAATGTCCATGCATTTTTTCCTTAGTAACCTATACTTTGTAGACATTTGTTATTCTTCCACCATTGTTCTCCAAATGCTTGTCAACTTCCTCTCTCAGAATAAGTCCATTTCCTGTCATGGCTGTGCACTGCAGTTTTATTTTGCCTGTACTTTCGCAGATACCGAATCCTTTATCTTGGCTGCTATGACATATGATCTCTATGTCGCCATCTGTAACCCTTTACTGTACACGACTGTGATGTCTCGGGGCATCTGCGTATGGTTGATCGTCTTGTCATACTTTGGAGGCAATATGAGTTCCCTGGTGCACACATCCTTTGCGTTTATTCTGAAATACTGTGATAAAAATGTCATtaatcattttttgtgt tgtgacctcCCTCCCTTGCTTAAGTTATTGTGCACAGACACATCACTTAATGAGTGGCTTTTCTCCACATATGGCAGCTCAGTGGAAATTATCTGCTTCATCGTCATCATCATCTACTTTTATATTCTCCTCTCAGTCTTAAAGATCCGTTCTTCCAACGGGAGGAAGAAGACCTTCTCTACCTGTGCTTCTCACTTGACATCCGTGGCCATCtaccagggaactctgctcttcATTTACTCATGACCCAGCTACTTGTATTCTCCCAACACTGATAAAATCATCTCAGTGTTCTACACCATCATCATCCCAGTGTTGCATCCCTTGATTTATAGTTTgagaaacaaagacataaaagacacTACTAAAAAACTCTTAAAACCAAAGATAAATTCCTCCTGA